Proteins from a genomic interval of Arthrobacter sp. CAN_C5:
- a CDS encoding isocitrate lyase/phosphoenolpyruvate mutase family protein, which translates to MDFHHFAASHTAGDPLLIVNAWDGASARYLHSLGHGVIGTTSLGSAYAAGHPDGHGRTFADVLALVKRCAHLHIPVTADIENGFSDDPREVLGRVRELHEAGAIGINIEDGRPDQSLSPTELAAEKIKVISQSLPELSINARTDAYWVTDNLPDQTKYDIAVARAQAYVDAGAHGIFVPGVNDRSTIRSLVSAIPAPLNVLIQPGGPTLAELTNDGVARISTGSLLFRIALSSIGTAVQNLQATHLEILEDLPTYSEFNERGP; encoded by the coding sequence TTGGATTTCCACCACTTCGCCGCATCCCACACCGCTGGCGACCCTCTTCTCATAGTCAACGCGTGGGACGGAGCATCGGCACGCTACCTGCACTCCCTCGGTCACGGCGTGATCGGCACAACAAGCCTTGGGTCCGCCTACGCAGCCGGACACCCTGACGGGCATGGACGAACATTCGCCGACGTTCTCGCCCTCGTCAAACGCTGTGCACACCTCCATATTCCCGTAACAGCCGACATTGAGAACGGGTTCAGCGACGACCCGCGCGAAGTCTTAGGTCGGGTCCGTGAACTCCATGAGGCGGGAGCAATTGGAATCAACATTGAGGACGGCCGCCCCGATCAAAGCCTCAGCCCTACAGAACTGGCAGCGGAGAAGATTAAGGTCATCTCCCAAAGCCTTCCTGAGCTATCCATCAACGCACGCACAGACGCCTACTGGGTTACAGACAACCTCCCGGACCAGACAAAATACGACATCGCGGTAGCGAGGGCACAAGCCTATGTCGACGCCGGTGCACATGGGATTTTCGTACCCGGGGTCAACGACAGGAGCACGATCAGATCTCTGGTGTCCGCCATACCGGCGCCGTTGAACGTACTGATCCAACCGGGCGGGCCGACCCTTGCCGAACTTACCAATGATGGGGTAGCAAGAATCAGCACCGGTTCGCTTCTGTTTCGGATTGCTCTCAGCTCCATCGGAACCGCCGTGCAAAACCTTCAAGCCACTCACCTCGAAATCCTAGAGGACCTACCGACCTACTCCGAGTTCAACGAACGGGGCCCATAG
- a CDS encoding helix-turn-helix domain-containing protein, with protein sequence MRCSPFLTLLEGPWATLIIRELLRGPHRFTELRTVLPRMSAHTLTSGFRKFETFGLVTRSAYAEVPPRVVYALTPLGHDRRSVLEEMNHWALQVPVPSLGTEIAQGADESAPMRL encoded by the coding sequence ATGCGGTGTAGCCCGTTTCTTACCCTCCTTGAGGGCCCGTGGGCTACTCTGATCATCAGAGAACTCCTCCGCGGACCGCACCGCTTTACGGAGCTGCGCACGGTTCTGCCACGAATGAGTGCCCACACCCTCACCAGTGGATTCCGGAAGTTCGAGACCTTCGGTCTCGTGACTCGCTCCGCATACGCGGAGGTCCCGCCGCGGGTGGTGTACGCGCTCACCCCACTCGGCCACGACCGACGCAGCGTTCTCGAGGAGATGAACCACTGGGCTTTGCAAGTACCCGTTCCCTCGCTCGGGACCGAAATCGCCCAGGGCGCGGACGAATCGGCCCCTATGCGGTTGTGA
- a CDS encoding helix-turn-helix domain-containing protein has protein sequence MPGYEPLDDPPAGVSEALNQAAANGARVVSVCTGAFALAAAGLLDGKRATTHWRNAARLQTLYPEIAVDADVLYIDQGSVSTSAGVAAGIDLCLHLVRKDYGTEAANSIARRMVVAPHREGGQVQFMERVVASPLTTFADTCAWARQNLAEALTVEEMAVHAGWARGSFTRKFTAEAGMTPLRWLNDQRIAEACRLLETTDLTVQAIASRTGLGTTANFRLHFSRKLNTTPSSYRRLYQGRNRQATPTRAVASL, from the coding sequence GTGCCCGGATACGAACCGCTCGACGATCCGCCCGCCGGGGTCAGTGAGGCTCTGAACCAGGCCGCAGCCAACGGCGCCCGCGTGGTATCGGTATGCACAGGTGCCTTCGCCCTTGCAGCCGCAGGCCTCCTGGACGGAAAGCGGGCGACCACCCATTGGCGAAACGCTGCCCGCCTTCAAACCCTGTACCCGGAGATTGCCGTCGATGCGGACGTCCTGTACATCGACCAAGGCAGCGTCAGCACCAGCGCCGGGGTCGCGGCGGGCATCGACCTCTGCCTGCACCTGGTCCGGAAGGACTATGGAACCGAAGCTGCCAACAGCATCGCACGACGGATGGTCGTGGCCCCGCACCGGGAGGGGGGCCAAGTCCAGTTCATGGAACGTGTGGTTGCCTCACCCCTGACTACCTTCGCTGACACCTGCGCCTGGGCCAGACAGAACCTGGCTGAAGCGCTCACCGTTGAGGAGATGGCCGTCCACGCCGGATGGGCCCGCGGAAGTTTCACGCGGAAATTCACCGCTGAAGCAGGAATGACACCGTTGAGGTGGCTGAACGATCAACGCATCGCCGAAGCATGCCGGCTCCTGGAAACCACTGACCTGACAGTACAGGCGATTGCCTCCCGGACTGGGTTGGGAACGACCGCGAATTTCCGGCTCCACTTCAGCCGGAAACTCAACACCACACCCTCAAGCTACCGCCGCCTCTACCAAGGCCGGAACCGACAAGCCACGCCAACCCGAGCGGTTGCATCACTGTAG
- a CDS encoding alpha/beta hydrolase has translation MMISGTQKTTAAAPRGPGRPLGSDPLRKGHMGWLVAGALITGVVAALLLAVAPFIPPTESGVAGGILVGLALGWATLAALSVRFTDQPQRWALVPALVMGMGGLLLLVFGAPMQAVLAWVGPPVLLVLAVWMFIQVSRQLPSRTGRLLLYPVAVLLVLASLGGGLETVRGAVPAASPPGQGQLIDVGGHRLYLNCTGSGSPTVVIEPGAGLTSSDLTLIAPTVARETRVCVYDRAGRGSSDPANVVQDGAQIATDLHTLLQRGNEPGPFVLAGHSFGGLYALTFAARYPEQVAGLVLVDSTAPAPAPAPDAAEPALPDDTTSRLSALVGAAGRFGIGPLLGVESGDHLKSAVDEYLLAGSSMDQAAALRTFTDKPLVVLTAGSGTRSGWAESQDALATLSTNTLHRVVDGATHGSLIGDEQDAAETARGILDAVTAVRNEAGLQ, from the coding sequence ATGATGATTTCCGGGACGCAGAAGACGACAGCGGCCGCTCCGAGGGGGCCCGGTCGTCCCCTCGGCTCTGATCCCTTGCGCAAGGGCCACATGGGCTGGCTGGTGGCCGGCGCGCTGATCACCGGGGTCGTCGCCGCACTCCTGCTGGCGGTGGCTCCCTTCATCCCGCCGACCGAGAGCGGGGTGGCCGGCGGTATTCTGGTGGGTCTGGCGCTGGGATGGGCAACGCTGGCGGCGCTCTCGGTGAGGTTCACTGATCAGCCACAACGGTGGGCTCTCGTCCCGGCCCTCGTGATGGGAATGGGCGGTCTCCTTCTGCTGGTTTTCGGTGCCCCGATGCAGGCAGTGCTCGCCTGGGTGGGGCCGCCGGTCTTGCTGGTGTTGGCGGTCTGGATGTTTATCCAAGTCAGTCGGCAGCTGCCCAGCCGGACCGGCCGCCTGCTGCTCTACCCGGTGGCCGTGCTGCTGGTCCTGGCGTCGCTGGGCGGGGGCCTGGAAACAGTGCGCGGAGCCGTTCCGGCGGCGAGTCCTCCGGGGCAGGGGCAGTTGATCGACGTCGGCGGCCACCGCCTGTACCTGAACTGCACCGGCTCGGGCAGCCCCACGGTGGTGATCGAACCGGGCGCAGGCCTGACGTCGTCGGACCTCACCCTGATCGCGCCGACCGTCGCCCGTGAGACCCGGGTATGCGTCTACGACCGGGCGGGGCGCGGGTCGAGCGATCCGGCGAACGTCGTGCAGGACGGCGCGCAGATCGCCACCGACCTGCACACGCTGCTGCAGCGCGGGAACGAGCCCGGACCTTTCGTACTGGCCGGTCATTCCTTCGGTGGCCTGTACGCCCTCACCTTCGCTGCCCGCTATCCCGAACAGGTCGCCGGATTGGTGCTGGTGGACTCGACCGCACCGGCGCCGGCGCCGGCGCCCGACGCGGCGGAGCCCGCGCTTCCCGATGACACCACGAGCCGGCTGTCGGCACTGGTCGGCGCCGCAGGGCGGTTCGGCATCGGCCCGCTCCTCGGAGTGGAGTCGGGCGATCACCTGAAGAGCGCGGTGGACGAGTACCTCCTCGCGGGGTCGTCCATGGATCAGGCTGCCGCGCTGAGGACCTTCACGGACAAGCCCCTGGTCGTCCTGACGGCCGGCAGCGGCACCAGATCCGGATGGGCCGAATCGCAGGACGCCCTCGCCACCCTGTCGACCAACACGCTGCACCGCGTCGTCGACGGAGCCACCCACGGTTCCTTGATCGGCGATGAACAGGACGCCGCCGAGACCGCCCGGGGGATCCTCGACGCCGTCACCGCAGTACGGAATGAAGCGGGTTTGCAGTGA
- a CDS encoding serine hydrolase, protein MWLVVIGVLICVALTLSTTRAHAGGPDTLDIAAIDGFLENQMGAAAIPGLAVAITQGDQVVHVRGFGHDSLGRPVTGDTPFRIASLSKSFTSLAVLQLVDAGLVSLDDPVVAHLPEFRLNDPRGSDITVRQLLNHTTGLADGTSPDLSRNQPDSLAEATAALTAVELVATPGAQWNYHNPNYEIAARLVEVVSGETFEHYLQRHVFQPLGMISSVTTRTDNERVEGLADGHVVLYGTPVGTRGPGLFAAGSGGVVSTASDMARWLAVHTNYGMTADGSRILSKQGLISMHTPSAPNGYALGWDTDGPVAAPTRLEHSGNLLTFSAFQVLLPSDDIGVAVLFNSSTAFLDEQSTIISRVIDLIEGADVPPSDTLTRTDVTNAILALLTVGAVALGTRLTMLSRRWASRSGASQTHLALSTVPYVAVLGLCAAFPRIAQLAYGREVTWVAAAYGWPALVIFVLTTGLAALTVLSTRVLRLHQRRRALKCPATAGQPVPAPL, encoded by the coding sequence ATGTGGCTGGTCGTAATCGGCGTCCTGATCTGCGTTGCACTGACGCTGTCGACCACCAGAGCTCACGCGGGCGGGCCGGACACCCTGGACATTGCGGCGATCGACGGGTTCCTCGAGAACCAGATGGGCGCAGCAGCGATTCCGGGTCTTGCCGTGGCAATCACGCAGGGCGATCAGGTAGTGCACGTCCGCGGGTTCGGCCATGACTCGCTGGGACGGCCGGTGACGGGCGACACCCCGTTCCGGATCGCTTCGTTGAGCAAGTCGTTCACATCACTGGCGGTACTCCAGCTCGTCGACGCCGGTTTGGTCTCGCTGGACGACCCTGTTGTCGCACATCTCCCTGAGTTCCGCTTGAACGACCCACGCGGGTCCGACATCACCGTCCGGCAACTGCTCAACCACACGACAGGACTTGCCGACGGCACCAGTCCCGACCTCAGTCGTAACCAGCCGGACTCTCTCGCCGAGGCAACTGCAGCCCTCACCGCTGTGGAACTCGTCGCCACGCCCGGCGCCCAGTGGAACTATCACAACCCGAACTATGAAATCGCCGCACGCCTCGTGGAAGTCGTCAGTGGAGAGACATTCGAGCACTATCTTCAACGCCACGTTTTCCAACCCCTCGGAATGATCTCGAGTGTCACGACGAGAACGGACAACGAACGAGTCGAAGGGCTCGCAGACGGGCATGTCGTACTGTACGGGACGCCAGTCGGGACGCGGGGGCCGGGCCTATTTGCTGCGGGGTCCGGGGGCGTGGTCAGTACGGCCTCCGACATGGCTCGGTGGCTTGCTGTGCACACGAATTACGGGATGACTGCCGACGGCAGCCGCATTTTATCTAAGCAAGGGCTGATTTCGATGCACACCCCGAGCGCACCAAACGGGTACGCGCTCGGATGGGATACGGACGGACCAGTCGCGGCACCGACTCGTCTGGAACACAGCGGCAACTTGCTCACGTTTAGCGCTTTTCAGGTGCTGTTGCCTTCCGACGACATCGGTGTCGCGGTGCTGTTCAATAGCAGCACTGCATTCCTGGACGAGCAATCAACCATCATCTCCCGCGTCATCGACCTTATTGAAGGCGCTGACGTCCCACCGAGCGATACGTTGACACGCACCGACGTTACGAATGCAATTCTTGCCCTGCTCACCGTCGGCGCCGTGGCTCTAGGAACTCGTCTTACGATGCTTTCTCGGCGCTGGGCCAGTCGGAGCGGTGCATCCCAGACACACTTGGCGCTAAGCACTGTCCCATATGTTGCGGTGCTGGGGCTATGCGCGGCGTTTCCGCGCATAGCCCAGCTGGCTTACGGCCGGGAAGTGACCTGGGTCGCCGCCGCCTACGGCTGGCCAGCCCTGGTGATCTTCGTCCTCACAACAGGACTGGCTGCGCTCACCGTTCTGAGCACTCGGGTGCTGCGCCTGCATCAACGCAGGCGCGCTCTGAAATGCCCGGCAACGGCGGGGCAACCAGTGCCGGCGCCTCTGTAG
- a CDS encoding TipAS antibiotic-recognition domain-containing protein, translated as MTETNSLSPAYLQTCRDALAQEQAASLAATNGWEHVDRDQVHADWDEIYRELAQDLEQRNPQNDATQDLIHRHYQIACRFYTPSKEAYIGMALFYRENEDMRMFHNGYHQDLVEFLVPAITTYAQHRL; from the coding sequence ATGACCGAAACCAACAGCCTCTCCCCCGCTTACCTTCAAACCTGCCGTGACGCCCTCGCCCAGGAACAGGCCGCAAGCCTCGCCGCGACCAACGGATGGGAACACGTCGACCGGGACCAGGTCCACGCCGACTGGGACGAGATCTACCGCGAACTCGCCCAGGACCTCGAACAGCGCAACCCCCAGAACGACGCCACCCAGGACCTGATCCACCGGCACTACCAAATCGCCTGCCGGTTCTACACCCCCAGCAAGGAGGCCTACATCGGCATGGCGCTGTTCTATCGGGAGAACGAGGACATGCGCATGTTCCACAACGGCTACCACCAGGACCTGGTCGAATTCCTCGTCCCGGCCATCACCACTTACGCCCAACACCGGCTCTAA
- a CDS encoding MFS transporter — MRAVGTILLVAAFTGSFAVAGAVAATLTIATAVAAPAIGRLTGKHRQSTLIYWTLPVHALATVALVLLVSQQAPIWTFFPAAALAGLATVPIGSLVRTRWIGATADTGYRPTAYALESVLDELIYIVGPVVVTALAVGVNPAAGLLGALALYVLGSLVFSSLRRTEPPIQATSATTPRTRSIPAGMAVLMGVFLLAGLYLGTLDIGIIAFAEEQESPVSAGVLLGLLAAGSAVSGFVYGARRWPITLPIQLLIAVVALAVGSLPLLAAQSLTVMAVTVVIAGLGLAPVLISASSLVGDLVTERSLTESLAWLSSAITLGIALGASGGGALVSQFDSTAALVLGTAGAILAALVTVVGLRALGRTNQL, encoded by the coding sequence ATGCGTGCAGTTGGGACGATCCTCCTCGTGGCGGCTTTCACCGGGTCGTTCGCTGTTGCAGGTGCCGTTGCAGCCACCCTGACGATCGCTACCGCTGTCGCAGCACCAGCAATCGGGAGACTGACCGGCAAGCACAGGCAATCAACCCTCATCTACTGGACCCTGCCCGTTCACGCCCTCGCCACCGTGGCCCTGGTGCTCCTTGTATCGCAGCAAGCCCCGATATGGACGTTCTTTCCCGCGGCGGCGCTGGCAGGGCTGGCCACCGTTCCGATCGGCTCCCTCGTTCGCACCCGCTGGATCGGCGCAACCGCGGACACCGGATACAGGCCCACCGCCTACGCGCTAGAAAGCGTACTGGATGAGTTGATCTACATTGTCGGGCCCGTCGTCGTCACTGCCCTTGCCGTGGGAGTCAACCCTGCAGCAGGTCTTCTTGGGGCTCTGGCCTTGTACGTTCTGGGCAGCCTTGTCTTCTCATCGCTACGACGAACCGAACCCCCGATCCAAGCCACCAGTGCAACCACGCCTCGCACCAGATCGATCCCCGCCGGCATGGCTGTACTGATGGGGGTGTTCCTCCTTGCGGGCCTCTACCTTGGAACCCTCGACATCGGAATCATCGCCTTCGCCGAAGAACAAGAATCCCCCGTCAGTGCGGGCGTCCTCCTTGGCCTACTTGCGGCAGGGAGTGCCGTCTCCGGCTTCGTCTACGGTGCTCGACGTTGGCCAATAACCCTGCCCATTCAGTTGCTGATCGCCGTCGTCGCCCTGGCCGTGGGGTCACTGCCCCTTCTGGCCGCGCAATCACTCACCGTGATGGCAGTGACTGTCGTCATCGCCGGTTTGGGATTGGCTCCGGTACTCATATCTGCCAGCTCCCTTGTCGGTGACCTGGTGACAGAGCGCTCACTGACGGAAAGCCTTGCCTGGCTATCAAGCGCTATAACCCTCGGCATAGCTCTCGGTGCAAGCGGCGGTGGAGCTCTCGTCTCTCAGTTCGACAGTACGGCCGCGCTGGTCCTAGGAACTGCCGGCGCGATACTGGCCGCCCTCGTCACCGTTGTCGGCCTGCGAGCACTTGGCCGCACCAACCAGCTCTAG
- a CDS encoding DUF1272 domain-containing protein, producing the protein MLEIRPNCECCDRDIAPFEEAYICTFECTWCPDCVERFQDRACPNCGGDLQRRPVRPAAALATNPSSAMRVVSPSCREHRAGI; encoded by the coding sequence ATGCTTGAGATCCGGCCCAATTGCGAATGTTGCGATCGCGACATTGCTCCCTTCGAGGAGGCATACATCTGCACATTTGAATGCACTTGGTGCCCCGATTGCGTTGAACGCTTCCAGGACCGAGCTTGTCCCAACTGCGGCGGCGATCTTCAACGGCGGCCTGTCCGTCCGGCTGCGGCGCTAGCGACCAACCCCTCGAGCGCCATGAGGGTTGTCTCTCCCAGTTGCCGAGAGCATCGCGCCGGAATTTAG
- a CDS encoding gamma-glutamylcyclotransferase family protein — protein sequence MDEWGCTVQRLFSYGTLRLPSVQIEHFGRLLVGTEDRLPGYRVFPLRITDSAVIAASGADVHPILRASPEASDVVEGTVFELSDKELAAADRYEVGDYVRVLVRLESGLPAWVYAEAAAPGDTAGPGSGRDTGVTGSEKRVERIVVVGDSIA from the coding sequence GTGGATGAATGGGGATGCACGGTGCAGCGGTTGTTTTCCTACGGAACGCTTCGGCTGCCGAGTGTCCAGATCGAGCACTTCGGGCGCCTTTTGGTAGGCACCGAGGACCGGTTGCCCGGATATCGGGTCTTTCCGCTGCGCATCACTGACTCCGCGGTGATTGCCGCCAGCGGGGCCGACGTCCACCCGATCCTGCGTGCTTCGCCGGAGGCCTCGGATGTGGTCGAAGGAACCGTGTTCGAGCTCTCCGATAAGGAACTCGCGGCGGCCGACCGATACGAGGTCGGGGACTACGTTCGGGTGCTGGTGCGGCTGGAATCCGGACTCCCTGCCTGGGTCTACGCCGAAGCAGCAGCTCCGGGGGACACTGCCGGTCCCGGGTCCGGCCGGGACACCGGAGTGACCGGCTCAGAAAAGCGCGTGGAGCGCATTGTCGTGGTCGGGGACAGCATCGCCTAG
- a CDS encoding GNAT family N-acetyltransferase: MTAPTSITKVATIEECDAIRALVEAHIDYERSNVILPVDWADKTVQFIGAGRMTIFVAHAGSGPVGYASITTDVATWKGEPFAHLDCLYVSGTYRGAGIGRLLLDSVATDARARGYGELQWQTPAWNTRAIQFYERVGATHQPKERFTLELPLA, from the coding sequence GTGACAGCCCCGACATCAATTACGAAGGTGGCCACGATCGAGGAGTGCGACGCGATTCGCGCCCTGGTGGAGGCCCACATCGACTATGAGCGAAGCAACGTCATCCTTCCGGTGGATTGGGCGGACAAAACCGTACAGTTCATTGGCGCGGGAAGGATGACCATTTTCGTTGCTCACGCCGGGAGTGGACCTGTCGGGTACGCGTCGATCACCACGGACGTCGCTACCTGGAAGGGCGAGCCCTTCGCGCACCTTGACTGTCTCTACGTCTCGGGTACTTACCGCGGCGCCGGAATCGGCCGCCTACTCCTAGACTCAGTCGCGACCGACGCGCGGGCACGGGGTTATGGAGAGTTGCAGTGGCAGACACCAGCATGGAATACACGAGCAATTCAATTCTATGAACGGGTCGGAGCCACCCATCAACCCAAGGAGCGTTTCACGCTCGAACTGCCGCTTGCCTAG
- a CDS encoding helix-turn-helix domain-containing protein, whose product MRNRTDMHQVAVAVMPGAPIFELAVPCEIFGIPRPELDGSWYDFQLCATEPGATIAGGFASTTPFGLDELVQADTVIVPACSDIHAVQPANLVEAVREAHRRGARIAAICSGSFVLAQAGILDGRRATTHWMHADELRRRFPLIKLDEAVIYAQDDRIHTSAGTAAGIDLCIELVRQDHGTAVANELARRMVTPPHRTADQAQYVLRPVPGPHPPAVAEAAAWAIAHLDQPILIRDLASRAHLSERQLTRRFLETYGRTPGDWLVRERVRRAQELLERTDLSIDGIASQSGFGTAAGLRAAFGRHLRISPSNYRSTWAA is encoded by the coding sequence ATGCGCAACAGAACAGACATGCACCAGGTAGCAGTTGCGGTGATGCCGGGAGCCCCGATCTTCGAACTCGCCGTGCCCTGCGAGATCTTCGGGATTCCACGGCCTGAGCTCGATGGGTCGTGGTACGACTTCCAGTTATGCGCCACCGAGCCCGGCGCTACGATCGCTGGTGGGTTTGCCTCCACTACACCGTTCGGGCTCGACGAACTCGTTCAAGCAGACACGGTGATCGTGCCCGCCTGCAGCGACATTCACGCGGTGCAGCCAGCCAACCTCGTGGAAGCGGTCCGGGAGGCGCACAGGCGAGGTGCTCGGATCGCCGCGATCTGCTCTGGCTCGTTTGTGCTCGCCCAAGCCGGGATCCTCGATGGACGCCGCGCGACTACGCATTGGATGCACGCGGATGAACTACGCCGCCGCTTCCCCCTGATTAAGCTGGATGAAGCCGTCATCTATGCTCAAGACGATCGGATTCACACCTCCGCCGGTACCGCCGCGGGCATCGATCTCTGCATCGAACTCGTACGCCAAGACCATGGCACAGCCGTTGCCAATGAACTCGCCCGCCGCATGGTCACCCCGCCGCACCGCACTGCTGACCAAGCGCAATATGTGCTTCGGCCCGTCCCCGGGCCACACCCACCAGCGGTTGCGGAGGCTGCGGCGTGGGCCATCGCTCACCTGGATCAGCCAATCCTCATCCGGGACCTCGCCTCGCGCGCGCATCTCAGTGAACGACAGCTAACCAGGCGTTTCCTCGAAACGTATGGGCGGACGCCAGGTGACTGGCTGGTACGAGAACGCGTCCGACGTGCACAGGAACTGTTGGAACGAACTGACCTGTCTATCGACGGCATCGCAAGTCAAAGTGGGTTCGGCACTGCCGCAGGACTGCGTGCCGCCTTCGGCCGGCACCTACGTATTTCGCCCAGCAACTATCGCTCCACCTGGGCAGCCTGA
- a CDS encoding amino acid permease has product MSKLQTLQHVHPRSIGVLQGVALYVCAILGAGVLVFPGQAASLAGPASLVAWGFSALLGIPIAFTFAALASRFPDAGGVATFAARAFGPSAGGIAGWWFFIAGSIGQTIVPLTAGYYVAAALGIGQHWAPAIAAVVLIAAVAANLVGLKLGARVQIALASGVALILLTVIIVAIPQIRFENLTPFAPGGLQGIGQAVIVLFFAFAGWEAIAHLSAEFRDVRRTLPRATLLTILIVTFLYLGVAFAVVGTGSYGTPELDRTALGTIVGQGLGLSTVGVVAVAATIICLGTTNAFIASISRLGYALARDGWAPALLRQQDRSGTPAISILTVGSIGAAGLLGAALFGWGTDDIVFIPSVLVLATYLLGTAAAVRLFTGGLRLLASTALGLLLLTVPFAGWHLLLPPAVAVAVLALHRR; this is encoded by the coding sequence GTGAGCAAACTCCAGACCCTTCAGCACGTTCATCCGCGATCAATCGGGGTCCTTCAGGGCGTCGCACTGTATGTGTGCGCGATTCTCGGCGCTGGAGTGCTGGTGTTCCCCGGACAAGCGGCATCCCTTGCAGGTCCGGCGTCGTTGGTCGCTTGGGGGTTCAGTGCTCTACTCGGTATTCCGATCGCGTTTACCTTCGCTGCACTTGCGTCACGCTTTCCTGATGCCGGCGGAGTGGCGACCTTCGCAGCAAGAGCCTTTGGACCCTCAGCGGGAGGTATCGCTGGATGGTGGTTTTTCATTGCTGGATCGATCGGGCAAACAATTGTTCCACTCACCGCCGGCTACTACGTAGCCGCCGCACTGGGTATCGGACAGCATTGGGCACCAGCAATTGCGGCCGTCGTACTGATCGCCGCAGTCGCCGCGAACCTTGTCGGCCTCAAGCTCGGCGCGCGCGTGCAGATCGCTCTCGCCAGCGGCGTCGCGTTGATCCTGCTGACCGTGATCATCGTCGCGATTCCGCAGATTCGTTTCGAGAATCTGACTCCCTTCGCTCCGGGCGGGCTGCAGGGCATCGGCCAGGCGGTCATCGTATTATTCTTCGCTTTCGCTGGCTGGGAAGCCATCGCACACCTTTCGGCGGAGTTCCGCGACGTGCGCCGCACCCTCCCCCGGGCCACCCTGCTGACCATTCTGATCGTTACCTTCCTCTACCTCGGCGTCGCATTCGCCGTCGTCGGAACCGGGTCCTACGGCACCCCTGAACTTGATCGGACCGCTCTTGGCACCATCGTCGGACAAGGTCTTGGCCTATCAACGGTGGGCGTCGTCGCTGTCGCAGCAACCATCATTTGCTTGGGCACGACGAACGCCTTCATCGCGTCAATCTCCCGACTCGGCTACGCCCTGGCCCGCGACGGATGGGCGCCGGCACTCCTACGACAGCAGGACCGAAGCGGAACACCAGCAATCTCAATTCTGACCGTGGGATCGATCGGAGCCGCAGGACTACTCGGAGCCGCACTATTCGGCTGGGGCACTGATGACATTGTCTTCATCCCCTCCGTTCTCGTGCTCGCCACCTACCTCCTTGGCACTGCCGCGGCCGTGCGCCTTTTCACCGGGGGTCTGCGCCTTCTCGCGTCCACCGCGCTAGGCCTGCTGCTTCTCACAGTGCCTTTCGCTGGATGGCACCTCCTACTCCCGCCCGCGGTTGCAGTCGCCGTTCTTGCCCTGCATAGGCGCTAA
- a CDS encoding alpha/beta fold hydrolase encodes MTSRPLTVRCEDGYELQGHLWAPRPPDGQLSGRAVVVVGATGVLASYYHRYASFLAENGFTAITFDYRGIGQSREANIKNLQASWYDWGLKDIDAVLHWAINNVSPDLHVVGHSFGGFGVGLAKHGHQVKRLLSVGAQHAHWRDYRPGHRLRFWWRWHILMPAITLWHGYFPGKSLGWLEDLPKGVALNWARSPRNFSAGAGPMRKAIKEHQSSFTAATLAVSATDDPFASKNAIMRGLNYYPNSPSIVVQLKPHDLNSPEIGHFGLFHSRFRDTFWPGTLQWLRDGTNPWV; translated from the coding sequence ATGACCAGTAGACCCCTGACAGTTCGCTGCGAAGACGGCTACGAACTCCAAGGACACCTCTGGGCACCTCGCCCTCCCGACGGGCAACTGTCCGGCCGCGCGGTCGTCGTCGTTGGTGCCACTGGAGTTTTAGCCTCCTATTACCACCGCTACGCCTCTTTCCTCGCGGAGAATGGTTTCACCGCCATCACCTTCGACTACCGCGGTATCGGGCAGTCCAGGGAAGCGAACATCAAGAACCTGCAAGCCAGCTGGTACGACTGGGGATTGAAGGACATTGACGCGGTTCTTCATTGGGCCATAAACAACGTCAGTCCGGACCTTCACGTTGTCGGCCACAGCTTTGGCGGATTCGGCGTCGGTCTGGCGAAACACGGCCACCAGGTGAAACGACTTCTATCCGTCGGCGCTCAACACGCCCACTGGAGGGACTACCGCCCCGGCCACCGGCTGCGCTTCTGGTGGCGTTGGCACATCCTGATGCCCGCCATAACGCTTTGGCATGGCTACTTCCCCGGCAAGAGTCTCGGATGGCTCGAAGACCTGCCTAAAGGCGTCGCCCTGAACTGGGCGAGAAGCCCTAGGAACTTCTCCGCCGGGGCAGGCCCTATGCGGAAGGCGATAAAGGAGCATCAAAGTTCATTCACAGCCGCGACCCTTGCTGTTTCTGCAACGGACGATCCGTTCGCCTCCAAGAACGCCATCATGAGGGGACTGAATTACTACCCGAATAGCCCCTCCATCGTTGTGCAGCTAAAGCCCCACGACCTCAACAGCCCCGAAATCGGACATTTTGGCCTCTTCCATAGCCGCTTCCGTGACACGTTCTGGCCCGGGACCCTTCAATGGCTGCGCGACGGAACTAATCCCTGGGTCTGA